ttttttaaaaaaatctgactGCTATATGTTGAAAGAAACCGACTGTTACTTGCTTAAACTTATCATTATTGTCCTGTTTAATGTTCTTATCTGATCTGAATCAACTAGAACTGTTAAGGACTGCatgttacataattttttttgaaaatctgatcATGGTTTCATAAATTAATCCGAGGTTTTACCTCCTGTTCTTGTCTGAGAAATTTGTTTTCCTGATGATTGATAACGACTAGAACTTGATTaggattgaaatttttttttttttaatatttaaaatcgaaatatcagagatatatctgagaaaatatatttatttttaaatcgaaaagtatataataaattgcttgaataaatcaaatcttcctgatttattttttttaagtcacaataatttctgatttgattatttttcgaaaaaataataataaatatatggtatatttttcgaaaaccctaacctgATTTCATGATTGAATTGGTTTGCTTGATTGCATATTGTTTGCATACTAATATTGCATACTGAACATGAAATCTCGACTGTTAGGGATATAGATCATTCATAGTTTTCAAGCAATCTGAtctgaactgaaaaaaaaaatcattatactaaATGATCCGATCCAATGGgatgaagaaaatatggaacATTTTCCTGATCATCTAAGATAGAatccctaaaggccttgaaaccttgtgtttgaaataagaggaccttaaatctgaaaaatacattGATCCACACCTTAAACCgtatggttttaagaaaatgcatcatttagaaattttttttcttttggtccgTGTGTGGCATTGATATGAAgcatgaaaaatttcaaaaagattacttgattaagacctgttttgaataatgatttcagatgtcgagttTCATACCCTCAGATTACAAAGCCCttgatctctctggagataattatcttgATTGGGCTATAAACACTTCAGCCGTcttgaagtctagaggacttgGGAAGTGCATCAAGTATGGCAATGACACCCTTGCGTGTGAAAGACACAGAGCCATAATGATTATGCGACACCATCTCTGTGAGGACCTAAGAGACGAGTTTGGATATGTTAATGATCCTCATAATCTCTGGTCATTTTTGAATTCTAGATTCTGTGAGCCATTGTTGCacgaatccaagaaaaaatggGAAGCTCTAAGGTTCCAGGATTATGAATCCGTGGACAATTATCACTCTGATCTTATGAGAATCACCTATAGTCTTAGACTATGTGGTGAATTGGTAACAAACGAGGATTTGTTAAACAAAACTCGTGACACATTCCATTCAGAGGAAGTGTTGTTATCACATCAGGCCaaaggtttcaccacctatTATGACATGTTctcatatttattagacattgagCAAAAGAAGCAGAAAATGATGGATAACATCAGACGGTTTAATGACATCATGGAGATATATTATGAAGTACTAGACAGTGAGATGAAAATCCCTGAAGCTAATAAAGCCACATTTGATAAGAAGAGATCTGAGGAGGATTCCGAGTGGACACTCATGGACCATGAGGTCGGattatacattgaataattttccgacattctgattttatgttttcatatctgatttgatttatttgttattcatttatgttattgaaataataaaaacgattttgtttttatatattatcttgcttggtcttgcttgatgattcttgattaaataacaaataaaaccttaataaaaggataatcagtccactgatagttgatttcatgcatggtttaactttaccttgattgtataggtttaactttaccttcctgcaatcacataaaatcaattgttgggtgtagactaatgagtcagttcactgatagattgatttctcgcatagatttaacttcatcttgattgtataggttcaactttaccttcctacaatcacttgaaatcaattaattggtactgacaatggcaaaagacacgacattattcagacccattgagttataaagatttataacatTCTACATTGAACCAGTGAGCAAAGAAAATACGATTCctttcagatttttgaaaaatcgcctaaaagcattatgaatgcctatacccatattttctactgatttattctatgctaaggatcagtatgaaagaggcataaagccatggtaaccagtatggttcaccacgaaataaacacttatggcatgaccagattagccatcttgatccaaaacatgatgaaaaattaattaaggcacaaaagtgatcccataaaatctcacaatgtgttataagtacacaaaagggaaaatcactaaaataattaaggctccactgtcctaagcactacgaaattatgagtatgttcatgagggggagagaggactaaaacccacagtccatgatcatatcataaattcggattccatggtttacaaccataatatacacggctggaaagctttaaagccctcactaatggtacatcacccacgtccagcctaaagcttaaggacattatgtatataaatattgatttacatcaggccatacatgtaagcatagacattcccacctctgaatgattaagggtcataaaccagacatatacacaaaccatcttaagaaaatacgaatattccaccacatatatgtgtgccatttaagatggaacctcagatgaggattgggaatatatattagataaataagacttcctccacgaaactataatgtatcttgtgccaaacatggatgatttaatcaagtggccaagaacacagattacaaaagatagtaatctgattatccaactttgaaaggagaaagttatcaggctgataaagagtaaagagtaaaagagaaatataatggtatcaaccatagttgtcttggcaagatcctcagaccaaagattatgatctagacgttctaaaagaatatgatcaaaagatataaaagctagcagaaatatatgccagacacactgacccgaaaagaaaaaatgactatgtcataccagcttaagcaccacgaattagatgtctaagagacacaatcaagttgctacaatgtctattagagatagacaaataagttccaaataataaggaacctcggaaagtaatgaaaggtgctcagaatcgtacaaatccgagttcataagagaaaccagttcagacagagaaataaggttgcgcaaccacacatctaaggtaccagaccatgtagtttgggacgccaaactgcaaggtataaaggtcttggataataagatctcaaaatctaattagatcatgtctggaacagtatgaaactaaagataaagagtgttaacaccaaagatgtatttacatacataagagctcataaaagattgtagtacttgggatttgaaggatataacctgaggatcatgaacccacgtagagtactcataaaacctatatagggacgtggggtgttcaaagaattcaaagtaattataagacagatgggcgtagtaaccatgtacatacagaaaagccatctaagaaagaaaccagtgaatggatcttgtgagataagaaattccgtgagattaaaggacatgaccacatggtatagtgtgtccatgttccttctaaataacgttcaagtatagcttgattacacaaggatactcacaaggaccaaggaacaatttataaagagatatgctcctatatggtggatgctactacagaaaatcaagtttgattttgtctggatatttactaaagaaataatggtgtagtaagcagcaaatggatcactggataaaggtatcaacgtaccatagaaatatgagaaagaaattctcatagaacaagctttgttcctaagttgtttatggattgtaatatacagcagctgtaagtaatatgaaagactaagtatttacttagtgcagtcagtccatacagaaaatattataattccttgtgatcataataaagaccaactgagagaaaaaggtttaatggttcaaaggttcaataatacaagttatcgattgattaaacaggctatgttttacatatggaaagtctgtagaaaaatcatagccgtgtgtgtgtatgattaagtcagcacgtctaagtgagaaccataaaccaggatagtgaccagaaggatgtctggtcgtggcttaatgattataagcattgctaaagcaagaaaagatcgataaccatgtacaaaggacatgagtgtatgactgcgaattcattgtgtgatgagtttcattgcagcaaataattattgatggtatgaccttagacactcatgattatgaacgaatatagacaaggtctatagctcaacatggatcgacaaaagaaaataaagaatgattggttacaatggataaagccattggcacatacgaagagatataagtccgaatgaacgaaagatatgaagtaaagttgttcgtatgtgttctgggtctatgactcaatatatattgaatgtccACGTTTTGGGAAAGCCATGTAACCAAAGAGAATCTGTGGGATATGAAAAAGGACATGCAAATAaagttttattgcagattataaagtccatccgagcaccgtttgaagcaccatcagttcaaccaagacatGGAGTGATCAGTAGCAAAGATGTACATCCTGACCACatcttaatggagttccaaaagacataccaacgtccaagacttacaagttcattcaaggagaatccagctgatcatcttcaccaagtcataggcaacttcaacgttcaagaagactcggataccagatgggaatgcgtctactacagtgatgcattcatctgggggagttcatgtgttgtactctttttcctgtccttggtttcccattttgccacattggttttggggtttttcaggagatgttttaatgaggcaacattaagcatgcAACGAACCTGTACCGGGTGTGTCGATCAAAggagagtgttataaaccaaatgatgatcgaccatggaccagcccgtactgcaggcccaatccgggacatgataaaaacaaccagagactatgtatttatctagtatatattccatgtatatctgtaacatagtgtttatctttatccttatcttgttaggataaacatgacATTATGATAgtctaataccttgtatatatatggactTTCTGGTCGACAGTAATAATAACAGAAGTATTTTTCCAACACTTCATTTACAACAGTTATCTACTTCTCGTCGATGCTATTTAAGCAACTTCCATATATAgcaaatatatagattttcagATATCTCTGTTTACTTTTGACATTGAAACGAATATAAAGGAACTTCTCAGTTCTCACCTATGACTTATCTAGAATCTTTTCAAAAGCTTAGCataatctatctatactattatttatgaaatgatTTAGCTTATTTATCATgatttccataattttagttaattttatttatttatcatgttttaattaggtttaagctgagtcattaatttattaatagttttttagttgagtccataatttattagtttaaataatataactataaaatatgtaattagatatataattattttgattttgcttatttatcatgttttccatgattttagtcaattttacttatttatcatgtttttatCAGGTTTTAGCttagtcattgatttattaataatttttagctgaaaaactaatttattaattaaaaaaaaatataagtaatgaattttatatataattaaaaacgaattttgatttaataatatttaaatatatatgttatattaaaattcttattttcttatttgtcatattttattaggttttaagtttttatataggtcattgatttattattagtttttaactgagtatttattaatttaaaaaaaaaaacgtaatgaattttatatataataaaacacgcattttattttaataatattaaatttatatgttata
This region of Brassica napus cultivar Da-Ae chromosome C5, Da-Ae, whole genome shotgun sequence genomic DNA includes:
- the LOC125586875 gene encoding uncharacterized protein LOC125586875, whose protein sequence is MSSFIPSDYKALDLSGDNYLDWAINTSAVLKSRGLGKCIKYGNDTLACERHRAIMIMRHHLCEDLRDEFGYVNDPHNLWSFLNSRFCEPLLHESKKKWEALRFQDYESVDNYHSDLMRITYSLRLCGELVTNEDLLNKTRDTFHSEEVLLSHQAKGFTTYYDMFSYLLDIEQKKQKMMDNIRRFNDIMEIYYEVLDSEMKIPEANKATFDKKRSEEDSEWTLMDHEVGLYIE